The Oncorhynchus masou masou isolate Uvic2021 chromosome 6, UVic_Omas_1.1, whole genome shotgun sequence genome has a window encoding:
- the LOC135542554 gene encoding cyclin-dependent kinase 15 isoform X2, translating into MQNLRHAATEAFHRLGLKQRQLGYEELDEADPSYSKPQPHWFHTLQVRRLTVQRGRSNSDPMGGKSFDQDFQWKTGLQFGTVNSYLNLEKIGEGTYATVYKGISRINGHLVALKVIRMKTEEGVPFTAIREASLLKGLKHANIVLLHDIIHTKEDLTFVFEYVQTDLAEYMTQHPGGLHSYNVRIFMFQLLRGLSYIHGRRILHRDLKPQNLLISYLGELKLADFGLARSKSIPCQTYSSEVVTLWYRPPDVLLGSTDYSTALDIWGAGCIFIEMLQGTPAFPGVADVFEQLQKIWAVVGVPTEETWPGVNELPNFRPEWFQPCAPQQFRNVWKRLSQLPYKTEDLAQQILITIPRDRISAQDALQHPYFNTLPPPIMQLRDTVSVFKVPGVRLETEVKDIFSPSRRIRPSQLVPLAKCW; encoded by the exons GTCTGAAGCAAAGACAGCTGGGATATGAGGAG TTGGATGAGGCAGACCCGTCCTACTCCAAGCCCCAGCCTCACTGGTTCCACACGCTGCAGGTCCGCAGGCTGACTGTCCAGAGAGGACGCAGCAACAGTGACCCTATGGGGGGAAAGAGTTTCGATCAGGACTTCCAATGG AAAACCGGCCTACAGTTTGGCACAGTCAACTCCTACCTGAACCTGGAGAAGATAGGGGAAGGGACATACGCTACAGTCTACAAGGGCATCAGCCG GATAAACGGGCACCTGGTGGCCTTGAAGGTGATCCGTATGAAGACTGAAGAAGGCGTACCATTCACTGCCATCCGGGAGG cTTCCCTCCTGAAAGGCCTGAAACACGCCAACATTGTCCTGCTCCATGACATCATCCACACCAAAGAGGACCTCACATTTGTCTTTGAGTACGTACAAACAGACTTGGCTGAGTATATGACGCAGCACCCAGGGGGCTTGCATTCCTACAATGTCAGG ATCTTCATGTTCCAGCTACTGCGGGGTCTGTCCTACATCCACGGTCGGAGGATCCTGCACCGGGACCTCAAACCCCAGAACCTGCTCATCAGCTACCTGGGGGAGCTCAAACTGGCTGACTTCG GGCTGGCCCGGTCCAAGTCCATCCCATGCCAGACCTATTCGTCTGAGGTGGTGACTCTGTGGTACCGGCCTCCTGATGTCCTACTGGGTTCCACTGATTACTCCACTGCTCTGGACATCTG GGGAGCTGGATGCATCTTCATTGAGATGCTCCAGGGAACGCCAGCCTTTCCAGGGGTGGCAGACGTCTTTGAGCAGCTGCAGAAAATATGGGCT gtcgTAGGGGTCCCGACTGAGGAGACGTGGCCAGGAGTGAACGAGCTGCCCAACTTCAGACCAG AGTGGTTTCAACCGTGTGCGCCCCAGCAATTCAGGAATGTTTGGAAAAG ACTGTCCCAGTTGCCCTATAAGACAGAGGACCTAGCCCAGCAGATTCTGATCACCATCCCACGAGACCGCATCTCGGCCCAGGATGCACTGCAGCACCCCTATTTCAACACGCTACCGCCCCCCATCATGCAGCTACGAGaca CTGTATCAGTCTTCAAGGTCCCCGGAGTGAGGCTGGAGACCGAGGTGAAGGATATCTTCAGTCCCAGTCGAAGGATCAGACCGTCACAGCTGGTGCCCTTGGCTAAGTGCTGGTGA
- the LOC135542554 gene encoding cyclin-dependent kinase 15 isoform X1: MEDLRWRVRAMAAVCVRNCCWCCVEVEEDGERGEEKEEGREEEQEEEGMEESPSPKSRSVASLPSAELDEADPSYSKPQPHWFHTLQVRRLTVQRGRSNSDPMGGKSFDQDFQWKTGLQFGTVNSYLNLEKIGEGTYATVYKGISRINGHLVALKVIRMKTEEGVPFTAIREASLLKGLKHANIVLLHDIIHTKEDLTFVFEYVQTDLAEYMTQHPGGLHSYNVRIFMFQLLRGLSYIHGRRILHRDLKPQNLLISYLGELKLADFGLARSKSIPCQTYSSEVVTLWYRPPDVLLGSTDYSTALDIWGAGCIFIEMLQGTPAFPGVADVFEQLQKIWAVVGVPTEETWPGVNELPNFRPEWFQPCAPQQFRNVWKRLSQLPYKTEDLAQQILITIPRDRISAQDALQHPYFNTLPPPIMQLRDTVSVFKVPGVRLETEVKDIFSPSRRIRPSQLVPLAKCW; encoded by the exons atggaggaTTTGAGATGGAGGGTCAGGGCCATGGCTGCTGTGTGTGTCCGGAATTGCTGCTGGTGCTGTGTTGAGGTCGAagaagatggagaaagaggggaggagaaggaggagggaagggaggaggagcaagaggaggagggaatggaggagtccccatctccaaagagcaggagTGTCGCGTCCTTACCATCTGCTGAG TTGGATGAGGCAGACCCGTCCTACTCCAAGCCCCAGCCTCACTGGTTCCACACGCTGCAGGTCCGCAGGCTGACTGTCCAGAGAGGACGCAGCAACAGTGACCCTATGGGGGGAAAGAGTTTCGATCAGGACTTCCAATGG AAAACCGGCCTACAGTTTGGCACAGTCAACTCCTACCTGAACCTGGAGAAGATAGGGGAAGGGACATACGCTACAGTCTACAAGGGCATCAGCCG GATAAACGGGCACCTGGTGGCCTTGAAGGTGATCCGTATGAAGACTGAAGAAGGCGTACCATTCACTGCCATCCGGGAGG cTTCCCTCCTGAAAGGCCTGAAACACGCCAACATTGTCCTGCTCCATGACATCATCCACACCAAAGAGGACCTCACATTTGTCTTTGAGTACGTACAAACAGACTTGGCTGAGTATATGACGCAGCACCCAGGGGGCTTGCATTCCTACAATGTCAGG ATCTTCATGTTCCAGCTACTGCGGGGTCTGTCCTACATCCACGGTCGGAGGATCCTGCACCGGGACCTCAAACCCCAGAACCTGCTCATCAGCTACCTGGGGGAGCTCAAACTGGCTGACTTCG GGCTGGCCCGGTCCAAGTCCATCCCATGCCAGACCTATTCGTCTGAGGTGGTGACTCTGTGGTACCGGCCTCCTGATGTCCTACTGGGTTCCACTGATTACTCCACTGCTCTGGACATCTG GGGAGCTGGATGCATCTTCATTGAGATGCTCCAGGGAACGCCAGCCTTTCCAGGGGTGGCAGACGTCTTTGAGCAGCTGCAGAAAATATGGGCT gtcgTAGGGGTCCCGACTGAGGAGACGTGGCCAGGAGTGAACGAGCTGCCCAACTTCAGACCAG AGTGGTTTCAACCGTGTGCGCCCCAGCAATTCAGGAATGTTTGGAAAAG ACTGTCCCAGTTGCCCTATAAGACAGAGGACCTAGCCCAGCAGATTCTGATCACCATCCCACGAGACCGCATCTCGGCCCAGGATGCACTGCAGCACCCCTATTTCAACACGCTACCGCCCCCCATCATGCAGCTACGAGaca CTGTATCAGTCTTCAAGGTCCCCGGAGTGAGGCTGGAGACCGAGGTGAAGGATATCTTCAGTCCCAGTCGAAGGATCAGACCGTCACAGCTGGTGCCCTTGGCTAAGTGCTGGTGA